One genomic segment of Erythrolamprus reginae isolate rEryReg1 chromosome 2, rEryReg1.hap1, whole genome shotgun sequence includes these proteins:
- the SWSAP1 gene encoding ATPase SWSAP1 isoform X1, which translates to MSAELLEMEMVGAGAVPVGPRPRPLLLLGPSCSGRSALLFRAALTGASIVSSARVLFLAPRPLERLPGGKTAGGGAIQKIHFIYPSSFQELFQLLASLHQTLPNSPSMIVLDDLEEYLNSCPTACTAAQFVALLVDTSNHFIQKRSHLPVGCQLIVSMRFLGEVGEEAERFSAIERYFPAKLWLYPDTGKDGVLDNQSLTRLIRAQLFQPGTKDQEWMVKFDAQGSMTTSSLPCKNETENETVSENRLSDSEVDSTLPISQI; encoded by the exons ATGTCGGCCGAGCTGCTGGAGATGGAGATGGTGGGAGCGGGAGCGGTACCGGTTGGGCCACGACCGCGGCCGTTACTGCTTCTCGGTCCTTCCTGCTCGGGTCGTTCAGCACTGTTGTTCCGCGCAGCACTAACAGGTGCTTCCATTGTCTCCTCCGCCCGCGTGTTGTTTTTGGCACCGCGACCCCTGGAGCGGCTGCCCGGCGGCAAAACAGCTGGAGGTGGAGCAATCCAG AAAATCCATTTCATCTACCCGTCTTCCTTCCAGGAGCTATTTCAACTGTTGGCCTCCCTGCACCAAACCTTACCTAATAGCCCCTCCATGATTGTGCTGGATGATTTGGAAGAATACCTGAACAGTTGTCCCACTGCCTGTACAGCAGCCCAGTTTGTAGCCCTGTTGGTGGACACATCTAATCATTTCATTCAGAAACGTAGCCATTTGCCTGTGGGATGCCAACTGATTGTTTCCATGAGGTTTCTGGGAGAAGTTGGGGAAGAAGCAGAACGTTTCTCAGCCATTGAACGCTACTTCCCAGCAAAGCTGTGGCTGTATCCAGacactgggaaagatggtgttttAGATAACCAAAGTTTAACCAGGCTGATTAGGGCACAACTCTTCCAGCCAGGAACAAAGGATCAAGAATGGATGGTGAAATTTGATGCACAAGGTAGTATGACAACCTCTTCATTGCCATGCAAAAATGAAACTGAGAATGAAACAGTTTCTGAAAATAGGCTTTCTGATTCTGAAGTTGATAGCACTCTGCCTATTTCCCAGATTTAA
- the SWSAP1 gene encoding ATPase SWSAP1 isoform X2 yields MSAELLEMEMVGAGAVPVGPRPRPLLLLGPSCSGRSALLFRAALTGASIVSSARVLFLAPRPLERLPGGKTAGGGAIQKIHFIYPSSFQELFQLLASLHQTLPNSPSMIVLDDLEEYLNSCPTACTAAQFVALLVDTSNHFIQKRSHLPVGCQLIVSMRFLGEVGEEAERFSAIERYFPAKLWLYPDTGKDGVLDNQSLTRLIRAQLFQPGTKDQEWMVKFDAQDDLIFPRNRPDLLAAE; encoded by the exons ATGTCGGCCGAGCTGCTGGAGATGGAGATGGTGGGAGCGGGAGCGGTACCGGTTGGGCCACGACCGCGGCCGTTACTGCTTCTCGGTCCTTCCTGCTCGGGTCGTTCAGCACTGTTGTTCCGCGCAGCACTAACAGGTGCTTCCATTGTCTCCTCCGCCCGCGTGTTGTTTTTGGCACCGCGACCCCTGGAGCGGCTGCCCGGCGGCAAAACAGCTGGAGGTGGAGCAATCCAG AAAATCCATTTCATCTACCCGTCTTCCTTCCAGGAGCTATTTCAACTGTTGGCCTCCCTGCACCAAACCTTACCTAATAGCCCCTCCATGATTGTGCTGGATGATTTGGAAGAATACCTGAACAGTTGTCCCACTGCCTGTACAGCAGCCCAGTTTGTAGCCCTGTTGGTGGACACATCTAATCATTTCATTCAGAAACGTAGCCATTTGCCTGTGGGATGCCAACTGATTGTTTCCATGAGGTTTCTGGGAGAAGTTGGGGAAGAAGCAGAACGTTTCTCAGCCATTGAACGCTACTTCCCAGCAAAGCTGTGGCTGTATCCAGacactgggaaagatggtgttttAGATAACCAAAGTTTAACCAGGCTGATTAGGGCACAACTCTTCCAGCCAGGAACAAAGGATCAAGAATGGATGGTGAAATTTGATGCACAAG